In one Halorubrum sp. CBA1229 genomic region, the following are encoded:
- a CDS encoding Brp/Blh family beta-carotene 15,15'-dioxygenase, with product MSTGSVSHAGGRRLERPERIAVNASRAALLLLTVAFAGLYATGTELSLRTQMLAYLVGMVALNLPHGGYEHFSNLRRRGLPFGARYVGLYLAFVVGFVGLFVVAPLPALALAFGTAVAKGGHGDLHVMDALVGTDHLVSRPQRALASLVRGGAVMIVPAVAWTETFYGFTGYMLNVFDGQLVGPAASSPEAVTTALGAIYGLGVLLHLGGGLATGGGVTRSWLLDAAETLLLVAYFVFVPVVVAIGLYFPLWYSLRQSARSMVVEEARPSRTEGVSVVMAWGVLVVGALVTALVATSLWMVAPNPLAGASLLPGAVAFYTIFVCVIALPHVVVGEWLDFGRGIWYVP from the coding sequence ATGTCGACGGGATCCGTGAGCCACGCCGGTGGTCGTCGTCTCGAACGACCCGAGCGAATCGCCGTGAACGCCTCGCGCGCGGCGCTGCTGCTTCTCACCGTCGCGTTCGCCGGGCTGTACGCAACCGGAACGGAGCTGTCCCTGCGGACGCAGATGCTCGCGTACCTCGTCGGGATGGTCGCGCTGAACCTCCCGCACGGCGGCTACGAGCACTTCTCGAATCTCAGGCGGCGCGGGCTCCCCTTCGGCGCGCGCTACGTCGGGCTCTACCTCGCGTTCGTCGTCGGCTTCGTGGGGCTGTTCGTCGTCGCCCCGCTGCCGGCGCTCGCGCTCGCGTTCGGCACGGCGGTCGCGAAGGGGGGACACGGCGACCTCCACGTGATGGACGCGCTCGTCGGCACCGACCACCTCGTCTCCCGGCCGCAGCGCGCGCTCGCCTCGCTCGTCCGCGGCGGCGCCGTGATGATCGTCCCGGCGGTCGCGTGGACGGAGACGTTCTACGGGTTCACCGGCTACATGCTGAACGTGTTCGACGGGCAGCTCGTCGGCCCGGCGGCGAGCTCGCCGGAGGCGGTCACGACGGCGCTCGGCGCGATATACGGCCTCGGCGTCCTCCTCCACCTCGGCGGGGGGCTCGCGACGGGCGGCGGCGTCACGCGGTCGTGGCTGCTCGACGCCGCCGAGACGCTCCTGCTGGTCGCCTACTTCGTCTTCGTGCCCGTCGTGGTCGCCATCGGGCTGTACTTCCCGCTGTGGTACTCGCTGCGGCAGTCCGCGCGGAGCATGGTCGTCGAGGAGGCGCGACCGAGCCGGACCGAGGGCGTCTCCGTCGTGATGGCGTGGGGCGTGCTCGTCGTCGGCGCGCTGGTGACCGCGCTCGTCGCGACCTCGCTGTGGATGGTCGCCCCGAACCCGCTCGCGGGCGCCTCGCTGCTGCCGGGGGCGGTCGCGTTCTACACTATCTTCGTCTGCGTCATCGCGCTCCCGCACGTCGTCGTCGGCGAGTGGCTCGACTTCGGGCGGGGGATCTGGTACGTCCCCTGA
- a CDS encoding asparagine synthase-related protein, with translation MAGSSPTDLRGAPPARVRDALSDGDPLPGGRGFAGLLADPPARDGPVLVRDALGRQPLFAEREAIDSATGGDSAAASGRAPIDPGAWGFDRTALDDPVPVPAGSVASAAGVDRVWTLPDGPPAEPEAAQAAVDAAVDAALGGLAEESGGLGRSGGSGRLAVAFSGGVDSGLVAAGDPDAPCYVAGFEGCHDVAAAREAAAAMDRDLRVVEITHGELLRAVREVADATERRNPMDLAIAVPLYLAGEAAAADGIDRLAVGQGADELFGGYSKVVDPATDDRVAADTVRGARTETVRTLPDQLERDVLALRAAGVEPVAPLLDDRVVAAALALPGELLASDGERKVALRRAAAGRVPESVRTADKKAVQYGTYVSRELDRLARQAGFKRRMDDHVGRYLEDLLTTD, from the coding sequence ATGGCCGGCTCCTCGCCCACCGACCTGCGCGGGGCGCCTCCCGCCCGCGTCCGCGACGCCCTCAGCGACGGCGATCCCCTCCCCGGCGGGCGCGGATTCGCGGGGCTGCTCGCCGACCCGCCCGCCCGCGACGGACCGGTCCTCGTTCGCGACGCGCTCGGCCGCCAGCCGCTGTTCGCCGAGCGCGAGGCGATCGACTCGGCGACCGGCGGCGACTCGGCCGCCGCAAGCGGTCGCGCACCGATCGATCCGGGCGCGTGGGGCTTCGACCGGACCGCCCTCGACGACCCGGTTCCGGTCCCGGCGGGAAGCGTCGCGTCCGCCGCCGGGGTCGACCGCGTCTGGACCCTTCCCGACGGACCGCCGGCCGAGCCGGAGGCCGCGCAGGCGGCGGTCGACGCCGCGGTCGACGCCGCGCTCGGCGGGCTCGCGGAGGAGTCCGGCGGCCTCGGGAGATCCGGGGGGTCCGGCCGGCTCGCGGTCGCCTTCTCCGGCGGCGTCGACTCCGGACTCGTCGCGGCCGGCGACCCGGACGCGCCCTGCTACGTCGCCGGCTTCGAGGGGTGTCACGACGTCGCGGCCGCCCGCGAGGCGGCCGCGGCGATGGACCGCGACCTGCGCGTCGTCGAGATCACCCACGGCGAGCTGCTGCGCGCGGTCCGCGAGGTCGCCGACGCGACGGAGCGGCGCAACCCGATGGACCTCGCGATCGCGGTGCCGCTGTACCTCGCGGGCGAGGCGGCCGCCGCCGACGGGATCGACCGGCTCGCAGTCGGACAGGGCGCCGACGAGCTGTTCGGCGGGTACAGCAAGGTCGTCGATCCCGCGACCGACGACCGGGTCGCGGCCGACACCGTGCGGGGCGCCCGGACCGAGACCGTCCGGACGCTCCCCGACCAGCTCGAACGCGACGTGCTCGCGCTCCGCGCGGCCGGGGTCGAGCCGGTCGCGCCGCTGCTCGACGACCGGGTCGTCGCGGCCGCGCTCGCGCTGCCGGGTGAGCTGCTCGCGAGCGACGGGGAGCGGAAGGTCGCGCTCCGGCGGGCGGCGGCCGGGCGCGTGCCGGAGTCGGTCCGGACGGCCGACAAGAAAGCGGTCCAGTACGGCACCTACGTCTCCCGCGAGCTCGACCGGCTCGCGCGGCAAGCCGGGTTCAAGCGGCGCATGGACGACCACGTCGGGCGGTACCTCGAGGACCTGTTGACGACCGACTGA
- the psmB gene encoding archaeal proteasome endopeptidase complex subunit beta — translation MRTPTGDLSEGPADELGRDQPVFGPELGEFEHSERRAAQADGEGEMKTGTTTVGIRTADGVVMATDMRASLGGMVSSKDVQKVEEIHPRGALTIAGSVSAAQNLISTLKAETSLYETRRGQDMSMEALSTLTGNLLRTGAFFIVQPILGGVDDDGAHIYSIDALGGTTEEEYTVTGSGSQYALGVLEQEYHDEVTVDEAKTIAAKAIQSAVERDLASGNGINVAVVTEDGVDITRHKDFDDLL, via the coding sequence ATGCGAACACCGACTGGCGACCTCTCCGAGGGACCGGCTGACGAGTTGGGCCGCGACCAGCCCGTCTTCGGTCCCGAGCTCGGCGAGTTCGAACACAGCGAGCGCCGCGCGGCGCAGGCCGACGGCGAGGGCGAGATGAAGACCGGGACGACGACCGTCGGCATCCGCACCGCGGACGGCGTCGTGATGGCCACCGACATGCGCGCCTCCCTCGGCGGCATGGTCTCCTCGAAGGACGTCCAGAAGGTCGAGGAGATCCACCCCCGCGGCGCCCTGACCATCGCCGGCTCCGTCTCCGCCGCGCAGAACCTCATCTCCACGCTCAAGGCCGAGACGAGCCTCTACGAGACCCGCCGCGGCCAGGACATGTCCATGGAGGCGCTGTCGACGCTCACCGGGAACCTGCTCCGGACGGGCGCGTTCTTCATCGTCCAGCCGATCCTCGGCGGCGTCGACGACGACGGCGCACACATCTACTCCATCGACGCCCTCGGCGGCACCACCGAGGAGGAGTACACCGTCACGGGCTCCGGCTCCCAGTACGCCCTCGGCGTGCTCGAACAGGAGTACCACGACGAGGTCACCGTCGACGAGGCGAAGACCATCGCCGCCAAGGCGATCCAGTCCGCCGTCGAGCGCGACCTCGCGTCCGGCAACGGGATCAACGTCGCCGTCGTCACCGAGGACGGCGTCGACATCACCCGCCACAAGGACTTCGACGACCTGTTGTAA
- a CDS encoding bacterio-opsin activator domain-containing protein has product MPGSRALLVHPEEGSDRITSALGAAGFDVTTVNSATSAVAKVTTGEYDCIVSEYSLPGDDGLALAEAIEESDAQVPVVMFSAVEDEDVLEAAFESGVDEFLHKNGSASIDRLVTDVSTVCSAEGAPGAKQDISGHEPTAEEVSRAVSEAPVGVSLSDPELPDLPLVYVNDAWEEHTGYPVEEALGRNPRFLQGPGTDPETVERLSTAISEEEQITVEIRNYRRDGTPFWNELTVAPVYDTDGDVAHYVGFQNDVTDRKRAEQLAEERAEKLATERRALDRVLGRVNGLLSEISRILVESRDRETIAERVCEEIADEPGYKGGWIAEVSSATGRLDVTAASGVSVEADASFSLDETPREIGQAIETEEIQGCSAGSAPGGPLSPSAVGAPRFLVVPITYGHRRYGLLGIYSSEGNALDRRERKVCESVGKMIANGMHSVETTRILTTDRVVELQVAIRDRSFSLSRVADALDGPIEHLGTTRLDDDACELYLRVTDPTEDVSAVEALPFVESVRLVSETDDDVTIAVTATESPPLTRLAEYGGVVVEATADASSASLTIEAPPEQDVRGMLDVFRAEYDGVELRSRVERESRDRSLTEFAAAVDDRLTDRQRSALKTAELNGYFEWPRPVDGSEIAERMGITRQTFHQHLRAAERKLVEAYVDPRSRN; this is encoded by the coding sequence ATGCCGGGTTCCCGGGCCCTGTTGGTCCATCCGGAGGAGGGGAGCGATCGCATCACGTCGGCGCTCGGCGCCGCCGGGTTCGACGTGACGACGGTCAACAGCGCCACGTCCGCCGTCGCGAAGGTGACCACTGGCGAGTACGACTGCATCGTGAGCGAGTACTCTCTGCCGGGGGACGACGGCCTCGCGCTGGCGGAGGCGATCGAGGAGTCCGACGCACAGGTTCCGGTCGTGATGTTCTCCGCGGTCGAGGACGAGGACGTTCTGGAGGCCGCCTTCGAGAGCGGCGTCGACGAGTTCCTCCACAAGAACGGCTCCGCGTCGATCGACCGGCTGGTGACAGACGTCTCGACGGTCTGTTCCGCGGAGGGCGCACCGGGTGCAAAGCAGGACATCTCTGGGCACGAGCCCACGGCCGAGGAGGTCAGTCGCGCCGTGAGCGAGGCGCCCGTCGGCGTCAGTCTCAGCGATCCGGAGCTGCCCGATCTGCCCCTCGTGTACGTCAACGACGCGTGGGAAGAGCACACCGGGTACCCGGTCGAGGAGGCCCTCGGCCGGAATCCCCGTTTCCTGCAGGGGCCCGGGACGGATCCCGAGACGGTCGAACGGCTCTCGACGGCGATCTCGGAGGAGGAGCAGATCACCGTCGAGATCCGGAACTACCGACGGGACGGGACGCCCTTCTGGAACGAGCTGACGGTCGCCCCGGTGTACGACACCGACGGCGACGTGGCCCACTACGTCGGGTTCCAGAACGACGTCACCGACCGCAAGCGCGCGGAGCAGCTCGCCGAGGAGCGCGCGGAGAAACTCGCGACGGAGCGACGGGCACTTGACCGGGTCCTCGGTCGGGTGAACGGACTGCTCAGCGAGATCAGCCGGATCCTCGTCGAGAGCCGGGACCGGGAGACCATCGCCGAGCGCGTCTGCGAGGAGATCGCCGACGAGCCGGGGTACAAGGGCGGCTGGATCGCCGAGGTCTCGTCGGCGACGGGGCGGCTGGACGTGACCGCGGCGAGCGGGGTCTCGGTCGAGGCGGACGCGTCGTTCTCCCTCGACGAGACGCCGCGCGAGATCGGTCAGGCGATCGAGACCGAGGAGATCCAGGGGTGCTCAGCCGGGAGCGCCCCCGGCGGACCGCTCTCTCCGAGCGCGGTCGGCGCCCCGCGGTTCCTCGTCGTTCCGATCACCTACGGCCACCGGCGGTACGGCCTGCTGGGCATCTACAGCAGCGAGGGGAACGCCCTCGACCGCCGCGAGCGGAAGGTCTGCGAGTCGGTGGGGAAGATGATCGCCAACGGGATGCACTCGGTGGAGACGACGCGCATCCTCACGACCGACCGCGTCGTGGAACTGCAGGTCGCGATCCGGGACCGCTCGTTCTCGCTCTCGCGGGTCGCCGACGCGCTCGACGGCCCGATCGAGCACCTCGGGACCACGCGCCTCGACGACGACGCCTGCGAGCTGTATCTCAGGGTGACGGACCCGACCGAGGACGTGAGCGCCGTCGAGGCGCTGCCGTTCGTCGAGTCGGTCCGGCTGGTCTCCGAGACGGACGACGACGTCACCATCGCCGTGACCGCCACCGAGTCGCCGCCGCTGACGCGGCTCGCGGAGTACGGCGGCGTCGTCGTCGAGGCCACGGCGGACGCGTCGAGCGCGAGCCTGACCATCGAGGCGCCGCCCGAGCAGGACGTGCGCGGGATGCTCGACGTGTTCCGCGCGGAGTACGACGGCGTCGAGCTCCGCTCCCGCGTCGAGCGCGAGAGCCGGGATCGGAGCCTGACGGAGTTCGCGGCGGCCGTGGACGACCGGCTCACCGACCGCCAGCGGTCGGCCCTGAAGACGGCCGAGCTGAACGGCTACTTCGAGTGGCCCCGCCCGGTCGACGGCTCGGAGATCGCCGAGCGGATGGGGATCACCCGACAGACGTTCCACCAGCACCTCCGGGCGGCCGAGCGCAAGCTCGTGGAGGCGTACGTCGACCCGCGGTCGCGAAACTGA
- a CDS encoding protein sorting system archaetidylserine synthase (This PssA-like phosphatidyltransferase, along with a PssD-like decarboxylase, is required in Haloarchaea for the archaeosortase ArtA to replace the PGF-CTERM sorting signal with a C-terminal lipid anchor.), producing the protein MRFRFVGQLGLADAVTVTNAGVGFLAVVAAAVDLELAARLVLLAAVADGLDGVVARHRGSTEAGPYLDSLADVASFGVAPATLVAVVVLDAASFATDPLLVAGGVGAGALFVATAVARLGLYTAYDSGARETVGVPTTLAATILAAAVIAGYTDPALLAAATAAFAVLMGTTITYPDLHAQDALVMGVVQAAVILTPAGHMATAALPAWIGEGFAFALLFLACGYLLLGPRFYWGDGIRSPPDDADERGV; encoded by the coding sequence ATGCGTTTCCGGTTCGTCGGACAGCTCGGGCTCGCAGACGCCGTGACGGTGACGAACGCGGGCGTCGGCTTCCTCGCCGTCGTCGCCGCGGCCGTCGACCTCGAGCTCGCCGCCCGACTGGTGCTGCTCGCCGCCGTCGCCGACGGGCTCGACGGCGTGGTCGCCCGGCATCGCGGCTCGACGGAGGCCGGGCCCTACCTCGACTCGCTGGCCGACGTGGCCTCCTTCGGCGTCGCGCCCGCGACGCTCGTCGCGGTCGTCGTCCTCGACGCGGCGTCGTTCGCGACCGATCCCCTCCTCGTCGCCGGCGGGGTCGGCGCCGGCGCCCTGTTCGTCGCGACGGCGGTCGCCCGGCTCGGCCTCTACACGGCGTACGACAGCGGCGCCCGCGAGACCGTCGGCGTGCCGACCACGCTGGCGGCGACGATCCTCGCGGCCGCGGTGATCGCCGGCTACACCGACCCCGCCCTCCTCGCGGCGGCGACCGCTGCGTTCGCGGTGCTCATGGGGACGACGATCACGTACCCGGATCTCCACGCGCAGGACGCGCTCGTGATGGGCGTCGTGCAGGCCGCCGTCATCCTCACGCCGGCCGGGCACATGGCCACCGCCGCCCTCCCGGCGTGGATCGGCGAGGGATTCGCGTTCGCGCTCCTCTTCTTGGCGTGCGGCTACCTCCTCCTCGGCCCGCGGTTCTACTGGGGCGACGGGATCCGGTCGCCGCCCGACGACGCGGACGAACGCGGAGTCTAA
- a CDS encoding uracil-DNA glycosylase family protein yields the protein MQNVTDRTRNPFGMRPDCRSFVPGYGDANADFHVVGDHPGVHGGVEAGVPFTGEPWSPAFLSALAEGGLIAGVAEGTAPDGTAATGETTAATSDETAAASDGGGEGDPVAEPIRTERTYFSYLHMCVPDGDPTAASYDDMERFFDAELRAIAAHVLLPVGARATEHVLEQYTARAWKTEVDMDALHGEEILGSGWLVLPIKDPAEWEAGDADRLVDGLRELRSTDFRRESDLGRFIAGSDPYLVR from the coding sequence GTGCAGAACGTTACGGACCGGACGCGCAACCCCTTCGGGATGCGGCCGGACTGCCGGTCGTTCGTCCCCGGCTACGGCGACGCCAACGCCGACTTCCACGTCGTCGGCGACCACCCCGGCGTCCACGGCGGCGTCGAGGCGGGCGTCCCGTTCACCGGCGAACCGTGGTCACCCGCGTTCCTCTCGGCGCTGGCCGAGGGAGGACTGATCGCGGGGGTCGCCGAGGGGACGGCGCCGGACGGGACGGCGGCGACCGGCGAGACCACGGCGGCGACGAGCGACGAGACTGCCGCGGCGAGCGACGGAGGCGGTGAGGGCGACCCCGTCGCCGAGCCGATCCGCACCGAGCGCACGTACTTTTCGTACCTCCACATGTGTGTGCCAGACGGCGACCCGACCGCGGCGTCGTACGACGACATGGAGCGGTTCTTCGACGCGGAGCTGCGCGCGATCGCCGCGCACGTTCTCCTGCCGGTCGGCGCCCGGGCGACCGAGCACGTCCTCGAACAGTACACGGCGCGGGCGTGGAAGACCGAGGTCGACATGGACGCGCTCCACGGCGAGGAGATCCTCGGCTCCGGGTGGCTCGTCCTCCCGATCAAGGACCCGGCCGAGTGGGAGGCGGGTGACGCCGACCGGCTCGTCGACGGCCTTCGGGAGCTGCGGTCGACCGACTTCCGTCGCGAGAGCGACCTCGGGCGCTTCATCGCGGGCAGCGACCCGTACCTCGTTCGGTGA
- a CDS encoding inosine/xanthosine triphosphatase → MRVGVGSGNPVKRRAVERVLESSRGIDLADEIDGDPATVAVESVPVPSGVSEQPTGHAETVAGAENRAEAVLDAGDYDLAVGIEGGVARFEGADGLFLVMWAAVSDGSRTGRGSGPSLELPADVAARIEDGAELGPVMDDLLDTTGVARRGGAAGALTAGRVDRADALSTAVAGALGPFVSGLY, encoded by the coding sequence ATGCGAGTCGGCGTCGGCAGCGGCAATCCGGTGAAGCGGCGCGCGGTCGAACGGGTCCTCGAGTCGTCGCGGGGGATCGACCTCGCCGACGAAATCGACGGCGACCCCGCGACCGTCGCAGTCGAGTCGGTCCCCGTCCCGTCGGGCGTGAGCGAGCAGCCGACGGGCCACGCCGAGACGGTCGCCGGCGCGGAGAACCGCGCCGAGGCGGTCCTCGACGCCGGCGACTACGACCTCGCGGTCGGGATCGAGGGGGGCGTGGCGCGGTTCGAGGGCGCCGACGGGCTCTTCCTCGTCATGTGGGCGGCGGTCTCGGACGGGTCGCGCACGGGACGCGGGAGCGGGCCGAGCCTCGAACTCCCCGCAGACGTCGCCGCGCGGATCGAGGACGGCGCGGAGCTCGGCCCCGTAATGGACGACCTCCTCGACACGACGGGAGTCGCGAGGCGCGGGGGCGCCGCGGGGGCGCTCACGGCCGGTCGCGTCGACCGCGCCGACGCGCTGTCGACGGCGGTCGCCGGGGCGCTCGGGCCGTTCGTCTCCGGACTGTACTGA
- a CDS encoding PHP domain-containing protein, which yields MLSVELHAHSALSYDGRDPIDLLLEQAAAVGLDALAVTDHDEIDASLEAAEKAPDYGLVGIVGMEVTCAVGHVLAFGIDERVESGLPFDETLDRIRDQGGIAVVPHPFQKSRHGVAAHITDEQLAGADALEVYNSRLFTGRSNRQAEKFALRNRIPMTAGSDAHISEMVGQAVTEVDADEPTADAILSAIRDGRTSVVGKRTPWRVSLRQFGGGAKRRALRALNALR from the coding sequence GTGCTATCGGTCGAGCTCCACGCGCATTCCGCGCTGTCCTACGACGGGCGCGACCCGATCGACCTGCTCTTGGAGCAGGCGGCGGCGGTCGGGTTGGACGCGCTCGCCGTCACGGACCACGACGAGATCGACGCCAGCCTCGAGGCGGCCGAGAAGGCCCCCGACTACGGGCTCGTCGGCATCGTCGGCATGGAGGTGACCTGCGCGGTCGGCCACGTGCTCGCGTTCGGCATCGACGAGCGCGTCGAGAGCGGGCTCCCCTTCGACGAGACGCTCGACCGGATCCGCGACCAGGGCGGGATCGCGGTCGTCCCCCACCCCTTCCAGAAGTCCCGCCACGGCGTCGCCGCCCACATCACCGACGAGCAGCTCGCGGGCGCGGACGCCCTCGAGGTGTACAACTCCCGGCTGTTCACGGGGCGCTCGAACCGACAGGCGGAGAAGTTCGCGCTCCGGAACCGAATCCCGATGACCGCCGGCAGCGACGCCCACATCTCGGAGATGGTCGGGCAGGCCGTGACCGAGGTCGACGCCGACGAGCCCACGGCGGACGCGATCCTCTCCGCGATCCGCGACGGCCGGACCAGCGTCGTCGGGAAGCGGACCCCGTGGCGCGTCTCGCTCCGCCAGTTCGGCGGCGGCGCCAAGCGCCGCGCGCTCCGCGCGCTCAACGCGCTCCGCTGA
- a CDS encoding SPFH domain-containing protein — protein MDPISLQFGLGFGLVSVGLLFLLLVVVTLWQSFEIVDAYEKKTLTVFGEYRKLLEPGINLIPPFVSRTYAFDMRTQTLDVPRQEAITRDNSPVTADAVVYIKVMDAKKAFLEVDDYKKAVSNLAQTTLRAVLGDMELDDTLNKRQEINAKIRKELDEPTDEWGIRVESVEVREVNPSKDVQQAMEQQTSAERRRRAMILEAQGERRSAVEQAEGDKQSNIIRAQGEKQSQILEAQGDAISTVLRARSAESMGERAIIERGMETLEAIGKGESTTFVLPQELTSLVGRYGKALSGSDVQQMEGLEGQEFDDDTRKMLGLDDIDEILGQIEESAEMDVEELEKEAEAVKAGGAGADIKSADEVIQEMDEEPVDEEVERET, from the coding sequence ATGGATCCGATTTCCCTCCAGTTCGGTCTCGGCTTCGGCCTGGTGAGCGTCGGGCTGCTCTTCCTGTTGCTCGTGGTCGTCACGCTCTGGCAGTCGTTCGAGATCGTCGACGCCTACGAGAAGAAGACGCTCACGGTGTTCGGCGAGTACCGAAAGCTGCTGGAACCGGGTATCAACCTCATTCCGCCGTTCGTTTCCCGGACGTACGCGTTCGACATGCGGACGCAGACGCTCGACGTCCCCCGTCAGGAGGCGATCACGCGGGACAACTCGCCGGTGACGGCGGACGCGGTCGTCTACATCAAGGTGATGGACGCCAAGAAGGCGTTCCTCGAGGTGGACGACTACAAGAAGGCCGTCTCGAACCTCGCGCAGACCACCCTTCGCGCCGTCCTCGGCGACATGGAGCTCGACGACACGCTCAACAAGCGCCAGGAGATCAACGCGAAGATCCGGAAGGAGCTGGACGAGCCGACGGACGAGTGGGGGATCCGCGTCGAGAGCGTCGAGGTCCGCGAGGTCAACCCCTCGAAGGACGTCCAGCAGGCGATGGAGCAACAGACCTCCGCCGAGCGTCGCCGCCGCGCGATGATCCTCGAGGCGCAGGGGGAACGCCGCTCCGCGGTCGAGCAGGCGGAGGGGGACAAGCAGTCGAACATCATCCGCGCGCAGGGGGAGAAACAGAGCCAGATCCTCGAGGCGCAGGGGGACGCGATCTCGACGGTGCTGCGCGCGCGCTCCGCCGAGTCGATGGGCGAGCGCGCCATCATCGAGCGCGGGATGGAGACGCTCGAAGCGATCGGCAAAGGCGAGTCCACCACGTTCGTCCTCCCGCAGGAACTCACCAGCCTCGTCGGCCGCTACGGCAAGGCGCTGTCCGGCTCCGACGTCCAGCAGATGGAGGGGTTGGAGGGACAGGAGTTCGACGACGACACCCGCAAGATGCTCGGTCTTGACGACATCGACGAGATCCTCGGCCAGATCGAGGAGTCCGCTGAGATGGACGTCGAGGAGTTGGAGAAGGAGGCCGAGGCGGTCAAGGCCGGGGGCGCCGGCGCGGACATCAAGTCCGCGGACGAGGTCATCCAGGAGATGGACGAGGAGCCGGTCGACGAAGAGGTCGAGCGAGAGACCTGA
- a CDS encoding SRPBCC family protein: MFTARDSAQIDADVESVFAFLDDPRNHAAVTPRLEDVRDVERLPNGGKRLAYTYRMAGLGVDGEIVQTVHEPTERMTFELRGRLTGTIDLTFEPVDGGTRLTYAAEYDLPENALTALGEPVVRRFNERQVRATLNAVAERFEGAAE; this comes from the coding sequence ATGTTTACCGCACGCGACTCCGCCCAGATCGACGCGGACGTGGAATCGGTCTTCGCCTTCCTCGACGACCCGCGCAACCACGCCGCCGTCACGCCCCGCCTCGAGGACGTGAGAGACGTCGAGCGGCTCCCGAACGGCGGGAAGCGGCTGGCGTACACCTACCGGATGGCGGGCCTCGGCGTCGACGGGGAGATCGTCCAGACCGTCCACGAGCCGACCGAGCGGATGACCTTCGAGCTCCGCGGCCGGTTGACCGGGACGATCGACCTGACGTTCGAGCCCGTGGACGGGGGGACGAGACTGACGTACGCGGCGGAGTACGACCTCCCGGAGAATGCCCTCACCGCTCTCGGCGAGCCGGTCGTCCGCCGCTTCAACGAGCGACAGGTCCGGGCGACGCTCAACGCCGTCGCGGAGCGGTTCGAGGGCGCCGCCGAGTGA
- a CDS encoding MarR family transcriptional regulator: protein MTEGFDGRKRETLRRFAAIGAAAPFVGTASADDGSGGEDANETREAIRGYVPTTPGAHFSKLRDDLRLGTGEAQYHLRKLAEAGEIESTKDADYRRYFPADRFDDLDKRALGYLRRDTPRGMVLALLRDPDATGAELAAALDVSRPTISAAAAALDDAGLLDRTDGYALTEPERLLTLVVRYADSFDADAVAFADDAADLVAYDP, encoded by the coding sequence GTGACTGAGGGGTTCGACGGACGAAAGCGGGAGACGCTCCGGCGGTTCGCCGCCATCGGAGCGGCCGCGCCGTTCGTCGGGACCGCGAGCGCGGACGACGGAAGCGGCGGGGAAGACGCCAACGAGACCCGCGAGGCGATCCGCGGGTACGTGCCGACGACCCCCGGCGCCCACTTCTCGAAGCTCCGCGACGACCTCCGGCTCGGGACTGGCGAGGCGCAGTACCACCTCCGGAAGTTAGCGGAGGCCGGCGAGATCGAGTCGACGAAGGACGCCGACTACCGCCGGTACTTCCCGGCTGACCGGTTCGACGACCTCGACAAGCGCGCGCTCGGCTACCTCCGCCGCGACACCCCCCGCGGCATGGTCCTCGCGCTGCTTCGCGACCCGGACGCGACGGGCGCGGAGCTCGCGGCCGCGCTGGACGTCTCGCGGCCGACGATCAGCGCCGCGGCCGCCGCGCTCGACGACGCCGGACTGCTCGACCGGACCGACGGCTACGCGCTGACCGAGCCGGAGCGGCTGCTCACGCTCGTGGTCCGGTACGCCGACTCGTTCGACGCCGACGCCGTCGCCTTCGCGGACGACGCGGCCGACCTCGTCGCGTACGACCCGTAG